In Capsicum annuum cultivar UCD-10X-F1 chromosome 8, UCD10Xv1.1, whole genome shotgun sequence, the genomic window aaggacagagtctatgcatgcgtgaagcgtggtagactaatccgtcctaaatgaaatagtccttgaaaaataaggaacaaataatcataataagaaggcaatgaactcttgaagagcctacgacataacacttcatgaaaccttacgTAAGGTTCATgtgcctgaaaataatgaagtaatgagatctcaaaatgttatgtcgcattgtggaccgttacgaaatgatatatcatcaatacctttggcacaatattggcgcaatattgtaaaagattacgaggatttgaattctacgtttatttaaccatgctaacgtagaaacatttataAAGTGACATAAAAAGGAtacattttggtaagcgtaaaacttatttgatttgcagtccagacacttgaagatgtcactcatgaaatgttgaatattgtcacttgacaaaacttatgtgaaaacttttaaggattcaaactgcttgaagcatataaaagtttctgagaaacttatttataatccttatattgtataagcttattgcttgaacatccttggaactcttggagagttttcaaagcaatagattatttgctgaaaatcgaaatatatcgaattggattggttatgaagtaccatatcttagtgcaattgatgcactcatgtaccttgcaaatactacaaggcttgTAGCCTTTtttagtcaatttgttagcaaggtatatttccgcttctactatgagacatcaaaatgagataaaatacatgagcttgttttattttaaagattgcagtcccgatcttattggtcatgctgatgttgagtatttatctgacccgcataaaactcggtctcaaatagaccatgtgttcatatgtggtggtactgcagtatcttggagatatacaaagcagtctattagAGAtgtgtaaggtttttaatgaggcagccgaaatgcgtactattagagatgtgtactctttttccttcactagatttttttcctactgggttttttctagtaaggttttaatgaggcacattatctaccaattagacattcaagggggagtgttataaatgtatttacattatagtgaatgtctatcaagatctactttgatatctattaggatttgaaacatccgtcttttactaagactagaagtaaatttcccctataaatagaaggattttgttcattgtatttacaatctaatgataagaatcactctctccaTTCTCTCTACTcctcttcttattctttattattttataacaaaaatcaTATTGTTTTTGCTATTTCcttgttttgttgttgttttttattttttatttttacttttctatttaaaaccaaaaataaaaagaaaagatttttcattGATCATGTTGGAAAAGGCTAGAGGCTTACTATCGTTATTGACGTCGAAATTGGAACTATGTACGTCTTAGTTTGTTAAAGTTTTAGTGCGAAAGGATACCTAATATACGTTTCCATAAAAATACTACAAATATAAAGAATAAGTTATGTGTTTATAAATTGGTCCAATTACCATCAAGGTACAAACTTAATTGCACGTTCATATTTATATCAACGAGATTTGTATATGAAATACGTGTTCATGTACTATTTTTATtagtaaattataattaattgataTACACTTCATCTTAATTAATGACCAAACATACTGATCGAATTAATATGAATTAATCTAACTATTGAATGCAGATAAATGTTATCGGTCCTGTATATGTATAAGAAAATAGTGTAACCACCTAaggatgtggtgcagtggatgaggttGTTTctcccttaatcagaggtctcgggttcgaactttgggtatgaaaaaattcttggtaGGAAGCACTTCCCCCTGAATAAGGCTCTACGCATTGCAAATTTGAATTAGTCGAACTTCGATATCGGACAccagatgaaaaaaataaataaaaaaacagtgTCGATATTTTTCATTGACGTACGTAAGCTGGGGCACAACTTTAATTATGTAGTGAGTGGCGTGTGGTCCTTGGGGCAGCTGATCTGGTGGATGGACGCATGGTAGATTTAATCATTTAAATCATCACACACCGAGTGATGAACTCATCATATAATATGTGCATCGTGGAGCGTGCTTAATTTTTAcacttaaaactttttttttttatcaattatgtGATTAAAATTACTAGAGTCAAAAATTATTACTATTGATGtgattatcatatttatttttttttacataatttacaaaatatataaattttaatttaaagtattttaaaattttatatttatattcacaatcaaatttaaaaatttaacataaaatatgacaaaaaaagtGTCAGCGTCCTTCCATGTATAGTGAATCCAATCATATAGATATCTACTTTCCCTTTCACCACCCATGTTGATTGTTGACCATTCCCTCCCTTCATCTCATTTGCTCCATCATTTTGTCTTTAATTCACCATTTCCTATCTACCATCTTCCCGCAAAAGTTGGGATAACATAGATAGTGTTGctccattttttaattaaaaattttaaatataaaaagcaTCGTGTTATggagttttcttttaaaaaaaagtttagcAGATATTgtgtggcttaaatttgaatatcAACCGAAACCTATACAAATtacatacatattttttaaaaaaataaaatgaaaagatacTTTAACATCCTATTTATATAGTTTAAACGATCGAGTGCATATTCAACACACTGGATTCTTGAATTTATCCTTACGTTAATCAAAGTGCCTTTGACTTAGGGTAGGATCCATTTTATTTGAGTGTCTatggaaaatgattttttttaatcttcataAGGTAGGGATAAAATTAAGTACTTcctccattttaaaataattgatctttttttatttgacactcttcttaagaaaatatttattagggatttattttatcaaattaaccttattaattatgctttaaaaatataaatttgagtaaatatactttgtttagttatttaatgttgagggtagtattgaaagaacataacaaaatactcttgatttcatcagaagggacaactaaattgaaacaaatatttttagaaagagggccacgtaaaatgaaacggagggagtatacaTTACTTTCTCCAAATTTTATACTTCTGATATCTCAATTTAAGATTCTTAAAACATGTTATCTAAAACAAGTCAAAGGTATTTGTGTGATTGTAAATCATTTCAACAAGGATAAAgtgaatattttaaaattaaattattactagatacaaaaatatgtcattcttttataaatatacttaaaaaaaaaaaacatgtcatAAAAATTGAGGCCGGAGAGTTTTGAGTATATATATTCAATGTTGTCGTTGTAGCAATATGTTTGAAGTGTACATAAGAGTGAAGTCGGATTTTATGAAATTAGGTAACAAAGATTGTTGGAGACCTAATACAAGACTCCTAACATTTCATAATTGACTCGTTTGTCTTAAACATCAGTTATATTTAATCTCTTCAAGCATGCATCAAACTTAATTAACACTGCATAAATCGAAATAGTCAAAATAAGCACCACAAGTgatcttttgatttttcaaaacaTCAATACTTTTTAAAAGTCAAATTTATTACGTAAAACGATTAATATTTGAAAGAAATTACTATAGAGAAGTTTAATTTGTCGAGGGAGACCAAAAAATTGGAATTGACGTAGACCAAATGTCGAGTTATGGAAGAGGTCAACTCCGTGCTTCATTCTTCGTTGACCACACCTCTATTATACTACTTTCTAAACAAGTCTTTGTCAAATATCTATGGACGGCttttttttagggaaaaataagtaaatacttcatccgtttcattttagttggtcCTCTTTCTacaaatatttgtttcaatttaattattctttgatgaaatcaagaggattttattatattttttcaatattaccctcaacattaaatgattAAGCAAAttgtatttactcaaattcatattttcaatgcataattaataagattattttagtaaaataagcctctattaaataatttcttaaggGGTGTATCAAGTCAATAAGGaccaactaaaatgaaatggagggagtattaaattacaaaaaatagcaacacttttatcaaattacattttgtagcatatgcatttgtatgtatttgtatttttatagcaacagtttgtaaaaatataaaatacatatcgatcataaggacagtaaaaatcatatgtatttatatttttatagcaacagtttacaaaaatataaaatataacttgttatattatataattatgaaactattgttatgaaattcataattaagggaataaatatgttatttctgaattttatcttttttttattcgatgtttaatatttaaattttaattaaatttatatttatcgCAAAATCCCACATGAGGAAAGTATAAGAGGGCAGGGCTAGGTGGAAGAATTAGAATGTAATCTAGAActctaattaaaaatgaatatctAGAAAGATATATAGGCAATCCTTTTTTATAGCTTTTCGTTATTCCTCCGTAATTTTCTCTTTGTTCCAAACAAGTAATTATGCAActattattactccctccgtttaaaataaaaatgaattattttttatttttaatctattttaaaagaaatatatttttttgataatactttaatttcaactttctacgTGACATGTTTAGAACCataagattaaaagatattttggtacatttgatacaactttaatttaagatcacaaaatttaaaagttttacatttgatacaactttaatttaaggtcacaaaatttaaaagttttctttattttcttaaactttgtgctaattcaaaataggtcattctgTTTTGCAGGGAGTGAGCATATTTTTAGAAATTGCTAAATTTATCTCCACTCTTTAAATAGAGAACATTCGTCCCTTGCTTTCTTGGTTATCCACTCAATAAATCCATCATCGTCTCCAAAAATCTCTTCCAATAAAACgaagacataaaaaataatatggctaagctTTGCACCTTTTACATGACAGcattcctcctcctcctcatgCTAACTTGCGCTACTTCCCGGCCGATGAGTACGCCTTATCACGACGTTACTCCGATGGAACACAGTAAGGTATATTTATTCGATTAATATATATTACCTTTTACTATGAATTATGGATTTTTAATCGAATATTGGAAATTAAGTTATGCTCCGAAAATAGGataccaatatatatattttttttaatatcatgGCAAAGATGATTCAAAAATTGTTCTAGATTGCTTTTGTTTCATTTCCTTCGAATTAATTTCCTCGTTAAAATTCCTGATTCCGCCACTAAATTCATATTCCTTACAGGATAAAGCAGTAAGGAAAGATGAATTGGAGGATAGATGTGAAGGTCTTGGAGAAGAAGAATGTTTGATGAGAAGAACATTAGAGGCTCATCTTGATTATATCTATACCCAGAGGCATAAGCAGCCTTAATTATATAGTTTTAATTTATTCTTCCCTTTTCTCCTGTAATTTGATCTAGATATATAGAATTTTAGGTTCTGCCACTAAATTTAGTTATATATGCTGTTAATTCTTGAGTcattttatcataatatatataattgatcATAATTTGATTTGTGTCCTGTCTTCATGAAGCTGCTTTAGTTTTCCTTTTCCAGTTCTATTTTTGATCTGGGATTGAGGATGTGTTCATGTATATGTTGGTGGGTtcaataatttctttttctttacgaaatctttttttcttttttcttttttggcaacaATATATATGATGAAATTAATGTTAATTATTATGCTGTCTCGCGAATTAGCTGATCTTTTTAGTAAATTAAAATCGATCCTGCTAGATAATTCGAAAggttattttggagttgtatagATTCCACTATTTGGCATCCTATGTTACTGGTTGTTTCACTATTTTTGGCATACTCTGGACATTATATAATACTCCGTTTAGGTataattattcattattcaattaCTTCTTGATTACACGTGTTAATCTTAATTAATGTGTGATTAGAGACTGAAAACGTGAGTCTACAAGGGCCATGCATGATTCATTTACTCAGCGCAATTAATTAAGGATATggttgtaatatatatatattggtaatTGGATTAAGACCTAACAAAAAACTTTCGTTTCTATAGACTTCTCTACATATTTGGTATTCTATATTACtggttgttttattatttttggtataCTCTAGATATTATATAATACTCCGTTTAGGTATGATTCAATTACTTATTGATTACACACGCATTTAGATAAAATGTTTGGTGGATAATCTAGAAAGAGCGAACTATGCTAGTCTTAATTAATATATCCGTAAACGTATaaatattcttcttcttagttGAGGCgcagatatctcgctctctttaaaaaaatttaagttcatTACAGTAATCTATATCGATTCAGCAGTATCACTCTTAAGTTGTCTCGTCCAAGATACAACAATCCATCATGATGTATAACTCAACCAAGCTCAGATTAGTTGAAGAGTTAAAAGCTCCACCACAATAacatctttcttcttcaacatatgattattctttttgcacagtgaatatagttaaagacttggaatgttttctttgTCTCCAACTCTTACTTTCGCTATATAAAATTATTCTCTATTGCATAATGAATATAGttcaagacttagaatattttctatgTCTAATTCTCACTTTCACTACTACacataataatattttgagaaaagacataaatactTTCGAATTTTCAAAAAGACGCCTAAAGTTTGCCGGCATTCTATTACCCCTTAAACAATTTTGAAATGATATGGCAAAATGGTTCggtggacccctgtactatgtcggttttgtaagttggacacttctacttacatgtttgtcatctggacccttcaatccattaaaaaacaacattttaaatactttttttgtGAGTGTAACGCACTCTTCCCACGTCAGTTGTCACGCCTGTCACGTCTGCTACGTCATCTGCCACGTCATTTtcaagtattacattaaattcaagtcatttttaaaatgctacataacaaattaaatattaaaattaatttaattaaataagaaaaatttataaattgtagaaaaatttaaataatcatgtttttatttttgctcacaaattaaatatcaaattcattccaaataattaaaattcttctccaactaatttaaatttttaaaaataaattcatatatacaaacataatgaattttgatttttaaatttgaatatctttaataaattcacaaaaattttaagtttttttaaacttattcatgaaattcactaatttttcaatatcTACTATCACtcacttttaattttaatttaaattttaatcccaaaaaaatataaaaatatttcaaattgaaattttaatctcaaaaaaaatatgaaaagatttgaattgagaagaaaattaaaaaaaataaaatatgaaagatttgaattgagagaaaaaaattaaaaaatgaattttcaattttgatattttctagtcatatttacattaaaataattaaaaaaaatactttttttaaaaaataaaagccaCCCCCCTCTCCCCTCCACCAGCACTATTACAAACTCCATTTTCTTTCCTCACCTGATGGTACCTTTCCTTTTTCCATCACCATTGCAAAAAAATTCAATTCCTATTGCTTGCACATTTTTATCATaatcttgaattttcaattttcatcttaATGAATTTCAccattttacttttaaaaaaattaaaaaataattgttgatGGCTGTCATGGCTGCTAGAGGTGGTTGCTGTGAAGGAGGGGGGTTGGAGAGGGTTGTACGTGGGGTGAGGGTGGCTGGACGGGGGAGGAgattgggggtgggggtggctgGACGGGGTGAGTAGTGGGATGGGGCTGGTGGGGTGGGGGGTGTTGGGTAGGGAAGGGGGTGCTGGAATGGGGTTGGGTTGGGTGGGGGTGCTGGGACGGggttgggtggggtgggggagtgGCTGGATAGGGGGAGGGGGTTGGGGGtggtctttttttattttttatttttaaatttattatttttaaattttttaaaatatttttaagttaaaaaactgaaaaaaaaattgactgccccttttttatttgttttaaattattttaatataaaattggccaaaaattgatcccTACTCGCACCCCAGGTGTGTGACTACACTCTTTTTGTCCTAGTCAGCCATTTGAATGCCACATAGGCTCAGTCAATGATCAAAGAAtgcaaaatattgctttttaatgAGTTtaagggtccaaatgacaaacatgtagTAGAAATgttcaacttacaaaatcgaTATAATACAGAAGTCCACTGATCCATTTTGCCAAATGATACTAATGCATCTTTTTGAAAATCAATCCCAATTTCTAAAAATATAGGTGTTAAACACGCATCAATTACTGATTGACACATTTTATTCTCTTTTAGTTTTTTACCTTTATAactcttttgattttcttttctctttcttactCAATTCCCTCCTTCCACATCAGTCAATACACCCaccccttttttcttcttttctttaactaATCTTCTTCCTCTTCGTTCTATTGTTCAAGCTTCCAAAATCAACTTTTACACTTGAGAATAAGAATCACTCCTGTTTGTAGTGGActtagaaaattaaaattgaaaataattttttgaatttatttgattagttatttttatcctctaatttcataagaaaattaATAGTTTTTATGATCTCTTTTActaaaattttgttaaatttttagctcactttaaaattgatttttttcacCATTATAATTCAGCAATTCAATgagatttcatcacttttttggacatcaaaaatacttttttcatcGGAAAAAATGATGCCTAACATACAATCTCCTTTTTACTGACCTTATTTTAatctctttatcatttttattgaaaaataaagatCGACCACGATAAAATTCATCATCATTTCATAAAAGGAAAGGAAgaggaagggggggggggggggggggggaataagataccattaatggagaaaaaggaagaaacaaaagaaaaaaatagtacaatacaaaaagaaaaaagtgatttATTTTACACGTGGCAGATTTAAATTTGTTGGTTCAACAGTTTCTTTCCTCGTGCATGTCTCGTGTGATAAAATATATGAGCTAAAAATTCAGTCAAAATGATCGATTCGTAATAATTTTTATAAC contains:
- the LOC107879934 gene encoding phytosulfokines; protein product: MAKLCTFYMTAFLLLLMLTCATSRPMSTPYHDVTPMEHSKDKAVRKDELEDRCEGLGEEECLMRRTLEAHLDYIYTQRHKQP